In Trichocoleus sp., the genomic stretch TTGTCAGGCATTGTCAGAAGGTTGGGGCAACCGCAGATAGTTTGAACACAAATAGTCTCAACTATCATTATGCCCAATTCAGCAATCGCGCTTCAGGCAGCATCGCCCTTTTTCGCTTAAAGTCATTGAAGACATGCCATCCGCTCAGCAAAACCAGAAACCCAGCCGAAATGATTTCTACTCGCAGATTCTAGCCCCCTTTCATGCTTCATCCCTGCCCTCTACTCTCTGCCTCTGCTTCCCATGAGCAAAAGACTTGAAGAATTTATCGACTGGCTGCAACGAGAAAAGCGACCGATCGATCGGGCTTGGAGCATCATTTTTCTAGTGGCAGCGCTTGTCTTATTTACGTTTAATTTGAATGGGCTACCATTACGTGATTGGGATGAGGGGCTGGTCGCACAGGTGGCGCGGGAAATTTGGCAGGCTCCTTTTGACTCCTTGACCTGGCTTTATCCGACCCTCTGGGGTGAACCCTATCTCAACAAACCTCCTTTAATACACGGGTTGATTGCCTTGAGCTATGCGATCGGGGGTGTCAATGAGTGGACGGCTCGGTTTCCAGGCGCGCTGCTAACTGCCATTTCTGTGCCCTTGTTCTACAGCATGAGCCGCGAAGTTTTCTACCGTCGAACTCCTGCGGTTTTTGCCACGCTGGTTTATCTGACCTCCCTGCCTGTTTTGCGGAATGGACGGCTTGCCATGCTCGATGGCGCTCTGCTTTGCTTTGCAGTGCTGATGATGCTGTGTCTGCTGCGATCGCGGCGTGATTTGCGCTATATGCTTGGTGTGGGAATTGGGCTGGGATTGATCTGCTTAACCAAAGGCATCATGGTGGGGCTGTTGCTCGGTACGATCGCCCTGCTTTTCCTGGTTGGTGACACTCCTCGGCTCTTAAAGTCTCCTTATACCTGGATTGGGCTGCTGTTTGGTTGTGTTCCAGTTGCGCTCTGGTATGGGGCACAGTGGGTTCATTATGGACAGGTGTTTTTAACAAACAATCTGGGGACGCAATCGTTTCAACGAATTTGGGCAGATGTGGAAAATAATCACGGTGCGCCCTGGTACTATCTGCTAGAAGTCCTCAAGTACGGTGCGCCTTGGGTGCTGTTTCTGCCGTTGGGCTATCGACTGGCGTGGCAAAACCGTAATTTAAGCTGGGCGAAGCTGGCTCTTGTCTGGGGCGTCGTTTATTTTCTGGCGATTTCGCTGATGGCGACAAAGCTTCCCTGGTATGTCTTGCCGCTCTATCCGGCGCTGGCGCTGGCGATCGGAGCACAGCTTGCGGAATTCTGGGAGCAGGGCAGGCATATTGGCGTCCTGCAATCTGAGCTATCCCCCTATCCTCGAATCTGGATTAGGCTGTTTGGTTTAATAGCTCTAGTTGCCTGGAGCGGTGTGCTGTTTTTTGGGCTGCAATATTCGCCTCCCGAAACCGATCTTCAGGCAGTTATGGCAGCCGTCGCCATCACGATGATGGTTGTAGTCGTTCTGTTAATTCAGCAGAATGCTCAATTCTTGACAGTTTTAGGGTGGGGAACCTATCTCTCGCTGCTGCTATTGATGGGGTCAGACCACTGGGTTTGGGAACTGGCGGAGGCATATCCCGTGGAACCTGTTGCTGCCCTGATTCGGGGATCTGCACCTGCAAGCCAAAAAATTTATACGTCCTATCCTTACAACCGCCCCTCTCTGAATTTCTATAGCAATCGCCCTGTTTTACCTGCCGATTTGCAAAACCTGCGGCGTGTCTGGCGTCAAGCATCGAATCCCTATCTCTTGCTGGATCAAAAAAGCCTTGAGGCGTTGCCACTGAAACGGCAGAAAATTGTGGGGCGGGCAGAGGGCTGGGTACTGGTTACAAAAATCAAGTAAAAATGAACCGCAGTTCAGCGGCTCGATCTGCGTCTGGAGCGATCGGCTTCCCAATCTAAGCAAACTTCCCCTGTCGCACCGTAAGGATGCATCGCACAAACAAACAGATTGCCGCTATAAACTCGCCCATGATAATGAGTACAGCCCCGACAAGCGATCGGCATCGTTGGCTTTGGGTTCGATCGCTGCTGATTCATCCGGCGCAAGTTCTCTAAATACGCCTCTGCATGGGCAATCCGGGCTTTCCGCTGCTGTCGTTCCCGTAGAATAATGCGCGTTACGATAAATCCAAACAGTCCAGATCCGACAACTGCCCCCACGACTTGAACCACCACATTATTGACTTGGGCTGCGGCACAAATAATTAAACCTGCCCCGATCGCACTTAGCAAAATCTTCCCTAGCATTGCCACTACAGGGGGAACACAAGATCTCTACTATGCTAGACCAGAAACTTAAGTGTGCCATCGGAATCAGATGAGTAGGAGTTAAGAATTAGGGGAGTAGAGGTCAGGCAGGAGATCCCTCCACGTCGCTTCATCCCTCATTCCATTCTCGAAACGGATGCTTCACTAAGTAGGCATTGAAATAGCGGGGGTCACCTGTCACTTCCTGCCCTGCCCAGTCGGGGATTCGGACGGGATGGTCGGCTTGGGGAAGTTCAACTTCTGCCATAATCAAGCCCTGATTTTCGCCGCTAAACTCATCCACTTCCCAAACGAGATCATCGATCGGGATGCGATGCCGGACTTTTTCAATCAGGGGTCGATCGCACAGAGTATCTAGCATTTCTGTGGCATCTGTAACGGGAATGCTGTACTCATATTCAGCCCTGCCGATGCCGATCGCGCTGCCCTTAATCGTGATAAAGGCTTTGTCCCCGGCAATCCGGATTCGCACTGTTCTTTCCTGACTCGCTAAAATATAGCCCTGACGGTACACTGTTCCCAGGACAGAGTTGCCAAGTTCGTCTACGCGCCAACGGTCACTTTGTACTAAAAACTTTCGCTCAATTTCTAAGCCCATTGTCCTCCGTCTGGTGATGTTTTGTCGCATCCCACATTGCTTCAGGAATGCTGCTCTCTGAACCCACCACTACGTTAACGGACTATGCGATTGCGCTGGAAACAATTGGCTTTGCAGTTGCCTTAGTCAAAACAAATCATTGCAAACGGCAACAAGCGATCACATTTTGGGGACTTGCCTTTGTGTTTGTTGCGGTTGCCGCAATCCTGGGTGGAACCTGTCATGGCTTCGCGAATGTCTTAGGGTACGATCGCAGCGAAATCCTTTGGCACTTAATGAGCTATGCCCTGGGCTTTTCCAGCTTTTTCATGCTGCTGGCATCGGTGATCAGTACATTACCGCGATCGGTTCGGCTCGGTATTCTGGGTGGTATTGGGCTAAAGTCGATCCTTTACTTTCACGTCATCGAATTTCAGGACGATTTCACCTATGTTGTCATCGATTATCTTTCCGCGATGGCAGTGGTCTTGATCCTGCAACTCCGTCAACTCATCACCCAGCCCAGCAGCGCCACCTGGATTATCATCGGTGTTGTTGTCTCAGGGCTTGCCGCTACCATTCACGCCAGCCGAGTCACGATCGCTCCTCAATTCAACCACAATGATATTTACCATTTGATCCAAATGATGGCGCTGTACTGTTTTTATAAAGGTGCAACTTTGCTCAAAGATCAGTAAGCTCAAAGATCAATAGGCTCGAAGATCAGCAGGTGTTGAGGGTCAGGGGTTAGAGGTTAGAAATGACATTCTTTGCATCTCCTTGATTACCAATTACCAACGCCAAAACCAGAACGCGAGTCTTTACAATAGAATGATGGACTCAAAGCAATATCGCTGCTGAAGATTAACGCCTTATGTTTGAAGCCTTATCCGATCGCCTGGAATCTGCCTGGAAGAAGCTGCGGGGACAGGACAAAATCTCTGAATCGAATATTCAGGAGGCATTGCGAGAAGTCAGACGCGCCTTACTGGAAGCAGATGTCAACCTCCAGGTGGTGAAAGATTTCGTTGCAGATGTCCAGACGAAGGCACTGGGCGCAGAAGTGGTTGCGGGAGTGCGACCCGATCAACAGTTCATCAAGATTGTTTATGACGAGCTGGCTGACATTATGGGGGAAACGAACGTCCCCCTGGCAGAAGTTGAGCCTGCTCCAACGATCGTTTTGATGGCAGGTCTCCAGGGAACGGGTAAAACCACCGCATCGGCAAAGCTGGCTCTACACCTCCGCAAACAAGACCGGACTGCGCTGCTGGTGGCAACTGACGTGTATCGTCCGGCGGCGATCGATCAATTAATCACCCTGGGTAAGCAAATTAATGTCCCGGTCTTTGAGCTGGGTAAGGATGCCAACCCGGTAGAGATTGCGCGCCAGGGGATCGAAAAAGCCAAAGCCGATGGTATCAACACGGTCATTATTGATACAGCAGGTCGTCTGCAAATTGATGAGTCGATGATGGCGGAACTGGCGCAGATCAAGGAAACTGTGCAGCCGCATGAAGTCTTGCTGGTAGTGGACGCAATGACCGGGCAAGAAGCCGCCAATTTGGTGCGGACATTCCATGACCAGATTGGCATCACGGGCGCAATCTTGACCAAAATGGACGGTGATACCCGTGGGGGAGCGGCTCTTTCGGTTCGTCGGATCTCTGGACAGCCGATCAAGTTTATTGGGGTGGGCGAAAAAGTTGAAGCACTACAGCCCTTTTACCCCGATCGAATGGCACAGCGCATCCTGGGGATGGGAGATGTGCTGACGCTGGTGGAAAAAGCGCAGGAAGAAGTTGATCTGGCAGAAGCCGAAAAACTTCAGGAAAAAATTCTTACTGCCAAGTTTGACTTCACCGACTTCCTCAAGCAGACCCGCCTGATGAAGAACATGGGGTCGCTGGCAGGTATCGTCAAGCTGATTCCGGGAATGGGGAATAAGCTCTCGGATGAACAATTGCGTCAGGGTGAAGAACAACTCAAGCGCGTGGAGGCAATGATTAACTCCATGACGGTTGCCGAGCGACGTGATCCGGATCTGCTGGCAGGTTCTCCCAGCCGCCGCCGCCGTATCGCTCAAGGGGCTGGCTATAAGCTGGAAGATGTCAGCAAACTGGTGGCTGATTTTCAGAAGATGCGAACCCTGATGCAACAGATGGGACAGGGCAACTTCCCCGGAATGGGCGGGATGGGTATGCCTGGAATGGGAGATATGTTTGGCGGTGGTGCACCTGCGGGAATGGGCAGAACTCCTCCGGGATGGCGCGGCTACCAAACTCAAAATCCGGGTAAAAAGAAGAAAAAAGAGAAGAAAAAGAAGGGATTTGGCTCTCTATAAACTGCCGCTAAATTCCTGAATAGGGTAGCGACATCTCATGATAGGCTCGTAGTTAAAGAGCTAATATTACCAGGTTGCTCGGCTCTTCTATACTTGGCAAGCCTGTCTACATAAAACTGGATTAAGGAAAAACTCAGGAGCGATCGGACTATGGGGTTCATTGGCAAGCTGATTGGTGGAATCTTCGCTTTCTTAGGCGGTATCTTTAAGACGATCGGTGGCGTATTTGGAATCGGTAAATCGAACTATTACATGGAGGCAGCTCCATCACCTCAAGCTGAATCTGCTGTGGTCAAAGTTGAGCCTCCCAAACCAGAAAAAACTGAAGCGGTGAAGCCTGCTCCTGCTGCAGCAGTGAAAAAGGCAACAGCATCGGCACCCTCTGAAGTGACAACTAATGGTTCTTCCCCGGCAAAGGCTGCGAAGCCCAAGGCAGAAAAACCAAAGGCGGCAAAAACCGAGGAAGCTCCTGCAAAACCTCGTGAAGTTGCACCTGCGCCTCAAGCAACTGTAAACTTTGCCACAAACTACTTTCTGTCCGGCAACCAAAACGGTCGTCGTCGTCCGGGTCCTAGCCTCGATTACTTCCGCGACATGGCGAAGCAAGTCAAAAGCTAGTATTGGTTGGTTAGCTATCCATGTAAACGAGGTCGCCCTGCTTGAGGGGCGATTTTTTTTTACAGTTCTGCTAAGCCAGATTCGCCAGAATGTGATACCAACTGAAAGAGAGTGACAAATAGCTGCTTAAAGCCTGCGGTACGAAAGCTTCCGGCAATCCAAAATCGCAAATCTAAAATCCAAAATGATTTGGTATCACCAACTGTCTCTTAACCCTGTCCTCGCCACCAATCGATCGTTCTATAACTGCAAGTTTTACGATTCCTTAAACAAAAAACTCCCGATCGCATCAGGGAGTTCCACAAATTCTATAAAAAAGTAATTGATCTTAACTGGAATTAGTCGATCGCAATTTCGCGAATCGTATCTCCGCTTTGAGGTGAAGGTTGGTCGGTTGCCTCAGTTTTATTCCTTCTAAACCATTGATCTGCCTGACTTTTTGCCTGTGCCTGGATATCTGGCGTAATGCAAACAGCAATTGCCCCTAAAGCGGCAGCGATCGTGCCTAAATCATCGGCATAACCTGTGAGCGGAATAAAATCGGGTACAGCATCTACAGGCAGAATAAAATAAGCGAGTGCAGAATAAATCACCATTTTTGCCCAAACTGGAGTTTCGGGTCGCTGCGATGCATAAAACAGCGTCAGGGCTTTTTCCACCACTTCTCGTCCGGCATAACCCGCAAAGCTGCTAATTTTGTCCCAAAAGTTCTGCGCTGAAAACTGTCCCGTTCCGTCTGCCATAGTAAGCTTGTCCTCACAGATTGTTTTTCAAATCTAGCGCGTGGATGAGCGATCGGGGTTGACTTACCGCACCTGAGAGAGTACGGATTTAACGCTATGCCTGATTGCCAAAATCACGAATCTTCAATAACGAGATGTTCTACCATGTTGGGATTTTGGACAAAAGTTGATGCGCGGCTAATCTCCATTGCCACGATTCTGTCTTCTGCGTCGTAGTCAATTTTGATGTGGGGTAACTCCTCGTTATAGTCTTCAACTGGAACATCTTTAAAGACAATTCGCATGACATCCGTTGCGTTGTTATAGATAACTTTCATCGAAATTAAGTTTGATTGAAGGGATTGGAGGTCGATCGGGTCAGCATCATCATATAGCAGGTGACAGGTGATAGGGAGTTCGTACAGGGATAGCAGAGATAGGGGACAGGGAGTAAGCTAAGCTGCCTGGAATATTCAGGTGCTAGAGGCGGGGTTCCAGGTGCCGTGAAATCCGAGTGGAATGACCATAGGTAGCGCCAGCCGACAAACGGGGGCATCATCCAGGCGATCGGCGTCAAAGATCCAAACTTCACTCTGGTTTTGGTTGCCGTCATAAACAACCGTTAGTATCCAACCCTGATTTGGGTCGATCGCATCTACGGCATAAAGTGGCTCACTGGGATAGCATCCTTCACCGAGGTTGGCTTCGGTCAGATTGGCTGTTTGGGAGTCGAAGCGGGCGATCGTGCCGTACAGATCTCCAGCAATATGGGCATTCTGACAGTGCATCGACAGGTAGGTATAGCGAGAAGGCTGTCCGGTTTCTCTGGGATCTACGATCGGGAACTCACAGCCACGCTGCAAAACTTCCTGCATCTCAATCACTTTCTGCCCTTTTGGATCAAGACGAAGCTGCCATAGGGTGCTCTCAGCAGCAGTTTGGGTTTGTCCAGAGGCAACTTCTTTTAAGCGCTGGTTGGTCTGAAAATCCTTGTAACGGACTATTTCAATCACCACTGAGCCATCCCCCAATTCATAGGCATTGCCAAAGTGCCACTGAAACCAGGGATCGATCGCAAAACGGCTGACCAGTTCCAAACTATTCCGATTGATCACAATGATTTCGGTTCCTTGCTCAGGCTGCCACTGCAACGCCTCGCTGAAGCTCTGAAGCTGTGTCAGGAGGGGGAGGGCATTTAACCGGACAGGCGGCACGCAAAAAATGAGATATTGACCCGCCAAAGCAAAATCGTGAATCAGCGGCAGACCCTTAAGTGGAACGGTGCCCTGCTGCTGAATTTTGCCAGTTCGATCGCTGCGATAAATATGAAGCGTTCCGGCTGCACCAAAGCTAACCCCAAAGTTAAAAATTTGACCTGTTTTCGGATCGCATTTGGGATGAGCCGAATAGGTCAAGCCTTGCAAGCCTTCCAGATCATCTAGCCCGATCGTCTCTAAAGTTTCCAGGTTTAATGCGTGAGGTTGTCCGCCTTCCCAAAGGGCGAGTAGCTTGTCTGGTAATGCCAGCACCGAAGTATTTGCCGCGTTTTTGACTCCTTTGCCAAATCGCTGCCACCATGCGCCCGGAGCCGTCATGCCATAGTTTGCCAGAAGATACTTTCCAGCTTGCTGCTCCTGCTGATAGCCTGCCGTTTGCACATAGCGATAAACGCCCGTTGCACCTCGATCGCTGAAATGAACGCCCAGAATTGCCCCATCGCCATCAAACCAGTGCCCCACAGGTTGCCCGCCACGTTCTAACCGAGCCGGACCATTGCGGTACAACGAGCCTCTTAGCCCAACCGGAATTGCACCCGATCGCACTTTTAGCAAAACCGGATCAAATTCTTGACCTGGCTGTAAGACCGCTTGTGACCATTTGGGCTGCTGCCGCGATCGTATCGTGACCATTAGCGCTTTCTCCCTGAACATCCGGGTTGACCTGCTGATCAGTATAGCGATCGGGCTTTTTGAGTGCAGGCATCACACCACTCGAAAGAAAAGCCGATCGCTTATCACCGACGTTCAGGCGAATGGTGGGCTTTACGATTTGGAGTGATTCATTAAGGTCCAACGGGTTTTGGTTGCCCCCCACCCTGCAAGGTGTCTTTTGCAGAAACACCATCAGCTTGAGAGCCAAAGTGCCATAGCACTGCTGCTGCCTCGGCTCGGCTCACGGGCTTTTTCGGCTGAAATAGCGTGGTATAAGCAAAGGCACGACGAATATTTGCCTGATCGCCATTCTGATAGTCTGCCAGGACAGCGCGTAATGCTTGTGGCTCAATGCGGGCAGCATCCTGAAAGCCCCAGGTTTTCTCGACGGCATCGATCGAGGCATTTGGCAAAGCACTGCGCAAATCGACTGGAACTTTCCAAAGAATCAAATCTTCTCGCGTCAGCGGCGCATCTGGGCGAAAGGTGACGATCGTGCTTGCGCCTGAGAGAGGGCTGGGAATCAGCCCGGCATTTGCGAGTCCTTGAATTGCGCCAAAGTCAGGATCACTAGGCTTGATGTCTTGAAAGGCAGGCTGATCGGAACTACTGCCCAACCGAATCTGACGGGCAGGCTGGTTTGCAAAAATCAAATTATTTGCCGTGACCAACCATTGCGCATACTCGCGGCGCGTAATTTGCTGGTTTGGCTTAAACTCGTTCGGATTGCTCGACTTCCTGCCGTCCGATCGAATTGGCAAAGCTCCCAGTTGCGCTAAATCTGTGATGTACGATCGCAGGGCTGCCGGAGCTTGATTGACATCGCTAAAGTTTGTTGGGGTTCCGGCAATTTGGGCAGGGCTACCAGAAGGGCTGGGTGATTGAGTGACGCTATTTCCTGGCAGCACAGGTCCAACAAACTCCGAATCTCCGGGGTTCGGTGTGCTGCTCGATCCATTCGCTTGAGGTGATGCAGCAGTTGTGCTGTCGCTAAGCTGATAGGCGATCGTAAATTCAGTTGGGGTTGTCCCGCTTGTCCCAGTTGTCGGGCTTGGTGCAACAATCGGAGAACGCAGCGTCACAATTGCCCGCAAACCGTCTTTTTCTGCAGCGATCGGCTGATCTGGCGTGGGGTTAGAAGCGGGCTGCAAAATTTTCCAGCCATTCTCGTTTAGCTGCGACTGATAAAATTGCCGGATCTGGTCTGCCGTGTCTGAAGTACTCCATCGCGTTAGCGTAGTCTGGTTTACGCCACCCGATGCCGATGCTGCATCTCCCGATGTCACCTCTAGCAGTTCAGCATTGGGATAACGGGGAATCTCGCTGGGAAAGTTTGCTGGAAGTTCAGCCGTACCTGTGGGCGTGGCAGAACCCTCCGCGTTTGTTTGCAGTTGCGGGTCAGCAGCGATCGATCGTTCCAGAGATTGTGCCCAAGGACTATTTGAGCAAGCGGCAAGTGGCAGTAAGCAAAAGACCGCCAAACTACTGAGAAGAACGGTACGTTTAGGAGACAAGGTTTTTTCTCCGGCAACACCACTACATCTTATACGCTAGCAGATTGGGATTTGGGGTGATGGGGAGGGTATCCGAACCTGGGAGAGTAGGGATTGGATATGAGAGATTGAGCGTCAAGTTTGAGGAAGGGTTGCGGGAGGCTCGAAGGGCTTTATAAACCTGCTTAGTGATGAATTGTGCCGTCAGGAAGGATGGTTTGGTGAAGGGTGGTGAGGGAAAGGGTGGTGTTGCTCAGGTCAGCTTGAGAGAGATTAGCGCCACTCAAGTCTGCTTTGGTCAGGTTGACGCCGCGCAGATTCGCTCCGGTGAGGTTTGCACCTTTGAGGTTGGTGCGGCTCAGGTTTGCTCCACGCAGATTAGCAGCTTGGAGACTCGCACCCGATAGATTAGCTTTGCTGAGGTTTGCCCAACTGAAGTCAGCTCGATCGCCGTTGATTTCAATCAGGGTTGTGCCAATCAGAACTGCCTGGACAAGGCGTGCTTCCGTTAACAGCGTTTTGTAGAGAGTGGCTTTCGTGAGGTAGGCGCGGTTCAGTTCAGCCTGGTAGCAATTGGCGCGGCTAAGGGTAGCACTGGTGAGATTGGACTGATTGAGGTTGATGCGGCTCAGTTCTGATCGCGTCAAGTTAGCATCGCTGAGGTCGGCGTAACGCAGAGTTGCTCCCCGCAAATCAGCTCCAATCAAGTCGGCAAGGCTAAAGTCTGCCTGAGTTCCGATCGCCTCCCGCAAGTCCGAGCCACGCAAGTTTGCGCCCTGTAAGTCTGCTCCTGTGAGCCGCACCCCAATTAAGTGAGCATCAACCAGTTCAGCTTCGCTCAAAGTTGCATGGGTCAGGGTTGCTTCAAACAGATTGGCACGACAGAGCCTCGCCCCGCGCAGATTCGCCTGTGTCAAATTTGCCTCAGCCAGATAAGCTCGTCGCAGATCGGCACTTCGCAGATCCAAACGGCTCAAATCAAATCCACGCAAATCTGCCTGCTGCAAATCCGGCTCTATCTGCGGGGTCTGCAACCGCCACTCATTCCACCCGATCGCCCCCCATTTTAGTAGCGCCAAATGCTCAAAACTTGCCATCACCTTTCTGCCCTACACCAAACACCTGCCTTATTCCTACAGCCGTTACCCTATTCATTCCTTCCGCTAAGCTGCTCTCGTCCCGCCACAGACTCGATCGCCTCTAATGCTGCCTGCGATCCGGCAAGAATATCTCGTTCTTCACCGCCTAAGTAGAGCCGTCCAAAACTCCCCACTGCTGAGACATGCAGAATGTTGATCAGGGCAGCTTTTTCGGCTTCATTAGCAGCCAGTGCTGCATAAGCAGCGGGTTCAACCTCTAACACATAGAGCGTTTGCCCTGCCAGGATCATGTTACCTTTTCGCGTGCGGTTGATCAGTTGCGTGTGGTGGGCGTCGATATTGCGAATGATTTGGCTGGAAATGATGCGAGGCTTGAGACAATCCCTACGATTAGCACCGATCGACTCTAAAATGGCACGTCCAGCGGCGAGAGTATCGCTTTGCTTGCTGGCATGGATTTCGAGTAGCCCATAGAGTCGTTCAATCACCAGCACACCAGGACGAACCACTGCTGACTTGAGGGCAACGTCCATTAGCCGATTGATTTCAATGCCGGGAGAAATTTCGATCCACAGAGAAGAGTCGCCTGGAAGGGGCAAAAAGCCAAGTGCCTGTGTCCCTAAATAAGCGGCGTGCTGCGGCTGAAGATTGTCCAGGTAAACGTAGCTGCGAAGATCAATACCCAAAAACGAACACCCAACGCTAAACGGCTTTGCTGTTTGGATCGGGCTTTCGCTGTCGATCGTCATGCAGCAATAAGACCTATTATCGCCGACTTGTTAACAATTGTTGAGAGAAAAGGGAGACAGGCTTTAGACTAATCAGCAGATTCTGGTGCGGCAAATCACTGATGGGATGCCCAGAGAATCACAGAATAAGGGCGGAAATTGTGAGATATCAATTTGAAGCTTGCCCTAGTAAACGTTTTGACCTGCCCCCCATGACGAACCTGCATCTGCCTTGCTCACCCTCTGCTCCACTCTCCGATCTCTCCAGCACTCCACCCAGGGTTGACTGGAAAAAACTTGCTACGCTTGGCGTTGACCCGACTGAAGCCCAATCGATCGCTCAAGTTCTGATGACGAAGCAGCTCATGGGAACCTACTGGCGCAAACTCATTCAGGCGGGTGTGCCGAAAGACGATGCCAAACGTATTGCTAGAGCCATTGCTAAATATGATGTAAGCCGTCGTCCGCCTCGCTCGTACCAGCGTTCCTTAATTCAACACTATTGTCCGTTTGTCTGTCGGTGTGGCTTATGGAGATCTGCGCTCTTGCTCAATCCATCCTAATCAGTTACGCTCAATAGTTTGCCACGGATCCCCAACTACGATATCGTGAATTTCCGATACGGTTGTCGGGTCGATCGCCATGCTGAACTCTTCAAATCTGCGGGAAGCCCTTAGCTGGGTGATTCAGGATATTTATGATCAGGGCTGGGCACAAGGGACAGGCGGTAATTTTAGTGCAGTGAGTAGCCGCACGCCGCTGACGTTGCTGATGGCTCCGAGTGGAGTCGATAAAGGCATGGTTCAGCCAAAAGATTTAATCGAAGTGAACCAGCAGGGGGAGGTAGTTCAGGGCAAGGGGCGGGCTTCCGCAGAAACGTTGCTGCATTTGGCGATCGTTCAAACCACAGGCGCCGGAGCTGTTCTGCACACCCACTCTGTCTTTAACACGCTGCTCTCAGAGCATTTTGCCCCGCAGGAGAAGCTGATTCTGACAGGTTACGAAATGTTAAAAGGGCTAGAGGGAGTCCAAACGCATGAGGCGATCGTCAAGATCCCCATTTTGCCCAACTCTCAAGACATGCAGTCTCTCAGCCAAACCATTCAACTGCTGCTCTCGGCGACCCCACTCACCTATGGTTTTCTGGTGACAGGGCATGGGTTATATACTTGGGGAGATACGTTGTTTCAGGCAAGGCGACACCTGGAAATTCTAGAATTTCTGTTTGAGTTGACCTACCGCAAATTGACGCTGCAAGCGCACTAAACCTGATCACTGAGCAAGACAATAATGGCTGTCCTGACGATTCCTCAAGAAAATCGAAAAATTACTGACCCGGCAGAAATTAAGAGCTATCTGGAAGGTATTGGCATTGGCTATGACCAGTGGCAGCCCTCCCAGCCCCTAAGCGAAGATGCGACCAGCGAAGAAATCTTGGCGGCTTATGCTCCAGAAATTGATGCCCTGAAGCAGCAGGGTGGCTATGTGACTGCTGATGTGATTGATATCAAGCCTGACACGCCCAATTTAGATGCGATGCTGGCAAAGTTCAGCCGCGAACATACTCATGCTGAAGATGAGGTGCGCTTTACGAT encodes the following:
- the ffh gene encoding signal recognition particle protein, with the protein product MFEALSDRLESAWKKLRGQDKISESNIQEALREVRRALLEADVNLQVVKDFVADVQTKALGAEVVAGVRPDQQFIKIVYDELADIMGETNVPLAEVEPAPTIVLMAGLQGTGKTTASAKLALHLRKQDRTALLVATDVYRPAAIDQLITLGKQINVPVFELGKDANPVEIARQGIEKAKADGINTVIIDTAGRLQIDESMMAELAQIKETVQPHEVLLVVDAMTGQEAANLVRTFHDQIGITGAILTKMDGDTRGGAALSVRRISGQPIKFIGVGEKVEALQPFYPDRMAQRILGMGDVLTLVEKAQEEVDLAEAEKLQEKILTAKFDFTDFLKQTRLMKNMGSLAGIVKLIPGMGNKLSDEQLRQGEEQLKRVEAMINSMTVAERRDPDLLAGSPSRRRRIAQGAGYKLEDVSKLVADFQKMRTLMQQMGQGNFPGMGGMGMPGMGDMFGGGAPAGMGRTPPGWRGYQTQNPGKKKKKEKKKKGFGSL
- a CDS encoding glycosyltransferase family 39 protein, which encodes MSKRLEEFIDWLQREKRPIDRAWSIIFLVAALVLFTFNLNGLPLRDWDEGLVAQVAREIWQAPFDSLTWLYPTLWGEPYLNKPPLIHGLIALSYAIGGVNEWTARFPGALLTAISVPLFYSMSREVFYRRTPAVFATLVYLTSLPVLRNGRLAMLDGALLCFAVLMMLCLLRSRRDLRYMLGVGIGLGLICLTKGIMVGLLLGTIALLFLVGDTPRLLKSPYTWIGLLFGCVPVALWYGAQWVHYGQVFLTNNLGTQSFQRIWADVENNHGAPWYYLLEVLKYGAPWVLFLPLGYRLAWQNRNLSWAKLALVWGVVYFLAISLMATKLPWYVLPLYPALALAIGAQLAEFWEQGRHIGVLQSELSPYPRIWIRLFGLIALVAWSGVLFFGLQYSPPETDLQAVMAAVAITMMVVVVLLIQQNAQFLTVLGWGTYLSLLLLMGSDHWVWELAEAYPVEPVAALIRGSAPASQKIYTSYPYNRPSLNFYSNRPVLPADLQNLRRVWRQASNPYLLLDQKSLEALPLKRQKIVGRAEGWVLVTKIK
- a CDS encoding carotenoid oxygenase family protein, whose protein sequence is MVTIRSRQQPKWSQAVLQPGQEFDPVLLKVRSGAIPVGLRGSLYRNGPARLERGGQPVGHWFDGDGAILGVHFSDRGATGVYRYVQTAGYQQEQQAGKYLLANYGMTAPGAWWQRFGKGVKNAANTSVLALPDKLLALWEGGQPHALNLETLETIGLDDLEGLQGLTYSAHPKCDPKTGQIFNFGVSFGAAGTLHIYRSDRTGKIQQQGTVPLKGLPLIHDFALAGQYLIFCVPPVRLNALPLLTQLQSFSEALQWQPEQGTEIIVINRNSLELVSRFAIDPWFQWHFGNAYELGDGSVVIEIVRYKDFQTNQRLKEVASGQTQTAAESTLWQLRLDPKGQKVIEMQEVLQRGCEFPIVDPRETGQPSRYTYLSMHCQNAHIAGDLYGTIARFDSQTANLTEANLGEGCYPSEPLYAVDAIDPNQGWILTVVYDGNQNQSEVWIFDADRLDDAPVCRLALPMVIPLGFHGTWNPASST
- a CDS encoding DUF2283 domain-containing protein; the encoded protein is MKVIYNNATDVMRIVFKDVPVEDYNEELPHIKIDYDAEDRIVAMEISRASTFVQNPNMVEHLVIEDS
- a CDS encoding YkvA family protein, with protein sequence MADGTGQFSAQNFWDKISSFAGYAGREVVEKALTLFYASQRPETPVWAKMVIYSALAYFILPVDAVPDFIPLTGYADDLGTIAAALGAIAVCITPDIQAQAKSQADQWFRRNKTEATDQPSPQSGDTIREIAID
- a CDS encoding CYTH domain-containing protein, which encodes MRQNITRRRTMGLEIERKFLVQSDRWRVDELGNSVLGTVYRQGYILASQERTVRIRIAGDKAFITIKGSAIGIGRAEYEYSIPVTDATEMLDTLCDRPLIEKVRHRIPIDDLVWEVDEFSGENQGLIMAEVELPQADHPVRIPDWAGQEVTGDPRYFNAYLVKHPFREWNEG